Proteins from one Chaetodon auriga isolate fChaAug3 chromosome 19, fChaAug3.hap1, whole genome shotgun sequence genomic window:
- the rasgrf2a gene encoding ras-specific guanine nucleotide-releasing factor 2 isoform X3 → MQKGVRYNEGHALYLSVVARKEGTKRGFLSKKTTENSRWTEKYFALYQNVLFYFENDQSTRPSGIYLLEGCTCERAPAPKVSAISKEPMEKQQHYFLVVFGHDGQKPLELRTEEESDCNEWVEFIQQASYSDIIIEREILMQKYIHLVQIMETEKVAANQLRTQLEDQDTEIERLKAEIVVLNKTKERMQPHQSNQEEEDPDIKKIKKVQSFMRGWLCRRKWKIIVQDYICSPHAESMRKRNQIVFNMVEAETEYVHQLSILVNCFLRPLRMAASSKKPPISHDDVSSIFLNSETIMFLHEIFHQGLKARIANWPTLVLADLFDILLPMLNIYQEFVRNHQYSLQVLANCKQNRDFDKLLKQYESNAACEGRMLETFLTYPMFQIPRYIITLHELLAHTPHEHVERKSLEFAKSKLEELSKMMHDEVSDTENIRKNLAIERMIVEGCDILLDTSQTFVRQGSLIQLPSSSERGMLSKVRLGSLSLRKEGERQCFLFTKHFLICTRTSGGKLHLLKQGGTLSLIECTLIEELDASDEDYNAAGQGFNHLEFKIVVEPPDGQSFSVVLLAPSRQEKAAWTSDISQCIDNIRCNGLMTSVFEENSKVSVPHMIKSDARLHKDDVDICFSKTLNSCKVPQIRYASVERLLERLTDLRFLSIDFLNTFLHTYRIFTTAAVVIDKLADIYKKPFTSIPVRSLELFFATNQGSWGTDPLNNKSPRLCRKFSSPPPLSIPSRTSSPVHCRKLSLSSPISGKAGALDLSTTPSSSAANSPTSSHSPSISSPPPGSTRPPSGFSSPPPTATRSPSLPQASGVSSPPPICTKAPLDLSRGPSSPELSPAAGEDVSGELPRLDAFCGKLRRSIRRAVLESVSLDKFIPESPSISEPGDMSPCRSPSTPRHLRYRQTGVTSGENSRCTMSPASAFAIATAAAGHSSSQGFSNSEKACDKEFIIRRAATNRVLNVLRHWVSKHSQDFDMNGELKMGVIGLLEEVLRDPDLLPQERKATTNILSALSQEEQDDAQLKIEDILQMKSCPLLHFIVAESPKAECFESLSAMELAEQITLLDHIVFRSIPYEEFLGQGWMKVDKSERTPYIMKTSQHFNDMSNLVASQIMTHTDVGSRASSIEKWLAVADICRCLNNYNGVLEITSALNRSAIYRLKKTWAKVCKQTKALMDRLQKTVSSEGRFKNLRETLKNCNPPCVPYLGMYLTDLAFIEEGTPNFTEEGLVNFSKMRMISHIIREIRQFQQAPYRIEHQPKVTQFLLDKTLVMDEDTLYELSLKIEPRVPPG, encoded by the exons ATGCAGAAGGGCGTGCGGTACAATGAGGGCCACGCTCTGTATCTGTCGGTGGTTGCGCGTAAAGAGGGCACCAAGCGCGGCTTCCTGAGCAAGAAGACCACGGAGAACAGCCGCTGGACCGAGAAGTACTTCGCTCTCTACCAGAACGTGCTCTTCTACTTCGAGAACGACCAGAGCACGAGGCCCTCCGGGATATACCTGCTGGAGGGATGCACATGCGAGCGGGCACCTGCGCCCAAGGTCTCCGCCATCAGCAAGGAGCCCATGGAGAAACAGCAG cattacTTCCTGGTCGTTTTTGGCCACGATGGACAGAAACCTTTGGAGCTCCGGACGGAGGAGGAGTCGGACTGCAACGAGTGGGTGGAGTTCATCCAGCAGGCCAG TTACTCTGACATCATCATCGAGCGTGAGATCCTGATGCAGAAGTACATCCACCTGGTCCAGATCATGGAGACCGAGAAGGTCGCAGCCAATCAGCTTCGCACTCAGCTGGAGGACCAGGACACTGAGATCGAGAGGCTCAAAGCTGAG ATTGTAGTGTTGAACAAAACCAAGGAGAGGATGCAGCCTCACCAGAGCAACCAAGAGGAGGAAGACCCAGATATAAAAAAGATCAAAAAG GTGCAAAGCTTCATGCGTGGCTGGCTGTGCCGGAGGAAGTGGAAGATCATCGTCCAGGACTACATCTGTTCCCCTCATGCTGAAAGTATGAGAAAACGCAACCAGATTGTCTTCAACATGGtggaagcagagacagaatACGTCCACCAGCTCTCCATCCTGGTGAACTGTTTCCTCAGGCCGCTCCGCATGGCCGCCAGCTCCAAGAAACCTCCCATCAGCCACGATGACGTCAGCAGCATATTCCTCAACAG tGAGACCATCATGTTTCTCCATGAGATCTTCCATCAAGGTCTTAAAGCTCGGATTGCTAATTGGCCCACGCTAGTTCTGG CCGACCTGTTTGACATCCTGCTGCCCATGCTGAACATTTACCAGGAGTTTGTGCGTAACCACCAGTACAGCCTGCAGGTTCTGGCAAACTGTAAGCAGAACAGAGACTTCGACAAACTGCTCAAACAGTACGAGTCCAACGCTGCCTGTGAGGGCCGGATGTTGGAGACGTTCCTCACGTATCCCATGTTCCAG aTTCCACGATACATCATCACTCTCCATGAgctgctggcacacacaccTCACGAGCATGTGGAGCGTAAGAGTCTGGAATTTGCCAAGTCCAAACTGGAGGAGCTGTCGAA GATGATGCACGACGAAGTGAGTGACACCGAGAACATCAGGAAGAATCTGGCCATAGAGAGGATGATCGTGGAGGGCTGCGACATCCTGCTCGACACGAGTCAGACCTTCGTCAGACAAG GCTCCCTCATCCAGCTGCCGTCCAGCAGTGAGCGCGGCATGCTCAGTAAGGTCCGCCTGGGCTCCCTCTCgctgaggaaggaaggagagcgacagtgtttcctgtttacCAAACACTTCCTCATCTGTACTCGAACATCTGGAGGAAAGCTTCACTTGCTCAAG CAAGGAGGAACGCTGTCCCTGATCGAGTGCACTCTGATTGAAGAACTCGACGCCAGCGATGAGGACT ACAACGCCGCAGGTCAGGGCTTCAACCACCTGGAGTTTAAAATAGTGGTGGAGCCTCCTGACGGTCAGTCCTTCTCCGTTGTCCTCTTGGCTCCGTCCCGCCAGGAAAAGGCTGCGTGGACCAGCGATATCAGCCAG TGCATTGATAACATCCGATGTAACGGCCTGATGACCAGCGTGTTTGAGGAGAACTCCAAAGTTTCTGTGCCACACATGATCAA GTCTGACGCTCGACTGCACAAAGACGACGTTGACATTTGCTTCAGCAAGACGCTCAACTCCTGCAAGGTCCCGCAGATCCGATACGCCAGCGTGGAGCGTCTGCTGGAGCGCCTGACAGACCTGCGGTTCCTCTCCATCGACTTCCTCAACACCTTCCTCCACACGTACAGGATCTTCACCACCGCTGCCGTGGTCATCGACAAGCTGGCTGACATCTACAAGAAGCCGTTCACCTCCATACCTGTCAG GTCTCTGGAGCTCTTCTTCGCCACCAACCAGGGCTCGTGGGGAACCGACCCCCTGAACAACAAATCCCCCAGGCTGTGCCGCaagttttcctctcctcctcctctctccatcccctctCGCACCTCCTCCCCTGTCCACTGCCGCAAACTCTCCCTCAGTTCCCCGATCAGTGGGAAAGCAGGAGCCCTGGACCTGtccaccaccccctcctcctctgcagccaacTCCCCCACCTCCAGCCACagtccctccatctcctcccctcctcctggcTCGACCAGGCCCCCCTCTGgcttctcctcccctccacccaccGCCACGCGCTCTCCCAGCCTCCCCCAGGCCTCCGGGGTGTCCTCGCCGCCCCCCATCTGCACCAAGGCCCCGCTGGACCTCAGCCGTGGTCCCAGCTCCCCAGAGCTGAGCCCAGCTGCAGGGGAGGACGTCAGCGGGGAGCTGCCTCGCCTCGACGCCTTCTGTGGGAAGCTGAGGCGCAGCATCCGCAGGG CTGTCCTGGAGTCAGTATCTCTGGACAAATTCATCCCTGAATCACCATCCATCAGCGAGCCGGGCGACATGTCTCCCTGCCGCTCACCTTCAACGCCGAGGCATCTCCGCTACAGGCAGACAGGAG TAACATCGGGGGAGAACTCTCGCTGCACAATGTCGCCAGCTTCAGCATTTGCGATCGCCAccgctgctgctggacacagcAGCTCCCAGG GGTTTAGTAACTCAGAGAAAGCCTGTGACAAAGAATTCATCATCCGGAGAGCTGCTACCAACAGAGTCCTCAATGTGCTCCGACACTGGGTCTCCAAGCACTCCCAG GACTTTGACATGAACGGGGAGCTGAAGATGGGCGTCATCGGACTCCTGGAGGAGGTGCTACGAGATCCAGACCTGCTGccacaggagaggaaagcaaCCACCAACATACTAAG TGCCCTTTCTCAAGAAGAACAGGATGACGCTCAGCTGAAGATAGAGGACATACTGCAGATG AAAAGCTGTCCCCTGCTGCACTTCATCGTG GCGGAGAGTCCAAAGGCCGAGTGCTTCGAGTCGCTCTCAGCCATGGAGCTGGCAGAACAGATCACGCTGCTGGATCACATTGTGTTCAGGAGTATTCCCTACGA GGAGTTCCTCGGTCAGGGCTGGATGAAGGTCGACAAGTCGGAGAGGACGCCGTACATCATGAAAACCAGCCAGCATTTCAATGAT ATGAGCAACCTGGTGGCGTCTCAGATAATGACCCACACCGACGTGGGCTCCAGGGCCAGCTCCATAGAGAAGTGGCTCGCTGTGGCCGATATCTGCCGCTGCCTCAACAACTACAACGGAGTGCTGGAGATCACCTCCGCCCTGAACCGCAGCGCCATCTACAGGCTGAAGAAGACCTGGGCCAAAGTCTGCAAACAG acGAAGGCGCTCATGGACAGGCTGCAGAAGACGGTGTCCTCAGAGGGGAGGTTCAAGAATCTCCGAGAGACACTGAAAAA ctgCAACCCTCCGTGTGTCCCGTACCTGGGCATGTACCTCACCGACCTGGCTTTCATTGAGGAGGGGACGCCCAACTTCACGGAGGAGGGCCTGGTTAACTTCTCCAAGATGAGGATG ATTTCTCATATCATCCGCGAGATTCGCCAGTTCCAGCAAGCACCTTACAGGATAGAGCACCAGCCCAAG GTGACGCAGTTCCTCCTGGATAAGACACTAGTGATGGACGAAGACACCCTCTATGAGCTCTCACTGAAGATCGAACCCCGAGTACCACCTGGTTAA
- the rasgrf2a gene encoding ras-specific guanine nucleotide-releasing factor 2 isoform X4: MQKGVRYNEGHALYLSVVARKEGTKRGFLSKKTTENSRWTEKYFALYQNVLFYFENDQSTRPSGIYLLEGCTCERAPAPKVSAISKEPMEKQQHYFLVVFGHDGQKPLELRTEEESDCNEWVEFIQQASYSDIIIEREILMQKYIHLVQIMETEKVAANQLRTQLEDQDTEIERLKAEIVVLNKTKERMQPHQSNQEEEDPDIKKIKKVQSFMRGWLCRRKWKIIVQDYICSPHAESMRKRNQIVFNMVEAETEYVHQLSILVNCFLRPLRMAASSKKPPISHDDVSSIFLNSETIMFLHEIFHQGLKARIANWPTLVLADLFDILLPMLNIYQEFVRNHQYSLQVLANCKQNRDFDKLLKQYESNAACEGRMLETFLTYPMFQIPRYIITLHELLAHTPHEHVERKSLEFAKSKLEELSKMMHDEVSDTENIRKNLAIERMIVEGCDILLDTSQTFVRQGSLIQLPSSSERGMLSKVRLGSLSLRKEGERQCFLFTKHFLICTRTSGGKLHLLKQGGTLSLIECTLIEELDASDEDYNAAGQGFNHLEFKIVVEPPDGQSFSVVLLAPSRQEKAAWTSDISQCIDNIRCNGLMTSVFEENSKVSVPHMIKSDARLHKDDVDICFSKTLNSCKVPQIRYASVERLLERLTDLRFLSIDFLNTFLHTYRIFTTAAVVIDKLADIYKKPFTSIPVRSLELFFATNQGSWGTDPLNNKSPRLCRKFSSPPPLSIPSRTSSPVHCRKLSLSSPISGKAGALDLSTTPSSSAANSPTSSHSPSISSPPPGSTRPPSGFSSPPPTATRSPSLPQASGVSSPPPICTKAPLDLSRGPSSPELSPAAGEDVSGELPRLDAFCGKLRRSIRRAVLESVSLDKFIPESPSISEPGDMSPCRSPSTPRHLRYRQTGVTSGENSRCTMSPASAFAIATAAAGHSSSQGFSNSEKACDKEFIIRRAATNRVLNVLRHWVSKHSQDFDMNGELKMGVIGLLEEVLRDPDLLPQERKATTNILSALSQEEQDDAQLKIEDILQMAESPKAECFESLSAMELAEQITLLDHIVFRSIPYEEFLGQGWMKVDKSERTPYIMKTSQHFNDMSNLVASQIMTHTDVGSRASSIEKWLAVADICRCLNNYNGVLEITSALNRSAIYRLKKTWAKVCKQTKALMDRLQKTVSSEGRFKNLRETLKNCNPPCVPYLGMYLTDLAFIEEGTPNFTEEGLVNFSKMRMISHIIREIRQFQQAPYRIEHQPKVTQFLLDKTLVMDEDTLYELSLKIEPRVPPG, from the exons ATGCAGAAGGGCGTGCGGTACAATGAGGGCCACGCTCTGTATCTGTCGGTGGTTGCGCGTAAAGAGGGCACCAAGCGCGGCTTCCTGAGCAAGAAGACCACGGAGAACAGCCGCTGGACCGAGAAGTACTTCGCTCTCTACCAGAACGTGCTCTTCTACTTCGAGAACGACCAGAGCACGAGGCCCTCCGGGATATACCTGCTGGAGGGATGCACATGCGAGCGGGCACCTGCGCCCAAGGTCTCCGCCATCAGCAAGGAGCCCATGGAGAAACAGCAG cattacTTCCTGGTCGTTTTTGGCCACGATGGACAGAAACCTTTGGAGCTCCGGACGGAGGAGGAGTCGGACTGCAACGAGTGGGTGGAGTTCATCCAGCAGGCCAG TTACTCTGACATCATCATCGAGCGTGAGATCCTGATGCAGAAGTACATCCACCTGGTCCAGATCATGGAGACCGAGAAGGTCGCAGCCAATCAGCTTCGCACTCAGCTGGAGGACCAGGACACTGAGATCGAGAGGCTCAAAGCTGAG ATTGTAGTGTTGAACAAAACCAAGGAGAGGATGCAGCCTCACCAGAGCAACCAAGAGGAGGAAGACCCAGATATAAAAAAGATCAAAAAG GTGCAAAGCTTCATGCGTGGCTGGCTGTGCCGGAGGAAGTGGAAGATCATCGTCCAGGACTACATCTGTTCCCCTCATGCTGAAAGTATGAGAAAACGCAACCAGATTGTCTTCAACATGGtggaagcagagacagaatACGTCCACCAGCTCTCCATCCTGGTGAACTGTTTCCTCAGGCCGCTCCGCATGGCCGCCAGCTCCAAGAAACCTCCCATCAGCCACGATGACGTCAGCAGCATATTCCTCAACAG tGAGACCATCATGTTTCTCCATGAGATCTTCCATCAAGGTCTTAAAGCTCGGATTGCTAATTGGCCCACGCTAGTTCTGG CCGACCTGTTTGACATCCTGCTGCCCATGCTGAACATTTACCAGGAGTTTGTGCGTAACCACCAGTACAGCCTGCAGGTTCTGGCAAACTGTAAGCAGAACAGAGACTTCGACAAACTGCTCAAACAGTACGAGTCCAACGCTGCCTGTGAGGGCCGGATGTTGGAGACGTTCCTCACGTATCCCATGTTCCAG aTTCCACGATACATCATCACTCTCCATGAgctgctggcacacacaccTCACGAGCATGTGGAGCGTAAGAGTCTGGAATTTGCCAAGTCCAAACTGGAGGAGCTGTCGAA GATGATGCACGACGAAGTGAGTGACACCGAGAACATCAGGAAGAATCTGGCCATAGAGAGGATGATCGTGGAGGGCTGCGACATCCTGCTCGACACGAGTCAGACCTTCGTCAGACAAG GCTCCCTCATCCAGCTGCCGTCCAGCAGTGAGCGCGGCATGCTCAGTAAGGTCCGCCTGGGCTCCCTCTCgctgaggaaggaaggagagcgacagtgtttcctgtttacCAAACACTTCCTCATCTGTACTCGAACATCTGGAGGAAAGCTTCACTTGCTCAAG CAAGGAGGAACGCTGTCCCTGATCGAGTGCACTCTGATTGAAGAACTCGACGCCAGCGATGAGGACT ACAACGCCGCAGGTCAGGGCTTCAACCACCTGGAGTTTAAAATAGTGGTGGAGCCTCCTGACGGTCAGTCCTTCTCCGTTGTCCTCTTGGCTCCGTCCCGCCAGGAAAAGGCTGCGTGGACCAGCGATATCAGCCAG TGCATTGATAACATCCGATGTAACGGCCTGATGACCAGCGTGTTTGAGGAGAACTCCAAAGTTTCTGTGCCACACATGATCAA GTCTGACGCTCGACTGCACAAAGACGACGTTGACATTTGCTTCAGCAAGACGCTCAACTCCTGCAAGGTCCCGCAGATCCGATACGCCAGCGTGGAGCGTCTGCTGGAGCGCCTGACAGACCTGCGGTTCCTCTCCATCGACTTCCTCAACACCTTCCTCCACACGTACAGGATCTTCACCACCGCTGCCGTGGTCATCGACAAGCTGGCTGACATCTACAAGAAGCCGTTCACCTCCATACCTGTCAG GTCTCTGGAGCTCTTCTTCGCCACCAACCAGGGCTCGTGGGGAACCGACCCCCTGAACAACAAATCCCCCAGGCTGTGCCGCaagttttcctctcctcctcctctctccatcccctctCGCACCTCCTCCCCTGTCCACTGCCGCAAACTCTCCCTCAGTTCCCCGATCAGTGGGAAAGCAGGAGCCCTGGACCTGtccaccaccccctcctcctctgcagccaacTCCCCCACCTCCAGCCACagtccctccatctcctcccctcctcctggcTCGACCAGGCCCCCCTCTGgcttctcctcccctccacccaccGCCACGCGCTCTCCCAGCCTCCCCCAGGCCTCCGGGGTGTCCTCGCCGCCCCCCATCTGCACCAAGGCCCCGCTGGACCTCAGCCGTGGTCCCAGCTCCCCAGAGCTGAGCCCAGCTGCAGGGGAGGACGTCAGCGGGGAGCTGCCTCGCCTCGACGCCTTCTGTGGGAAGCTGAGGCGCAGCATCCGCAGGG CTGTCCTGGAGTCAGTATCTCTGGACAAATTCATCCCTGAATCACCATCCATCAGCGAGCCGGGCGACATGTCTCCCTGCCGCTCACCTTCAACGCCGAGGCATCTCCGCTACAGGCAGACAGGAG TAACATCGGGGGAGAACTCTCGCTGCACAATGTCGCCAGCTTCAGCATTTGCGATCGCCAccgctgctgctggacacagcAGCTCCCAGG GGTTTAGTAACTCAGAGAAAGCCTGTGACAAAGAATTCATCATCCGGAGAGCTGCTACCAACAGAGTCCTCAATGTGCTCCGACACTGGGTCTCCAAGCACTCCCAG GACTTTGACATGAACGGGGAGCTGAAGATGGGCGTCATCGGACTCCTGGAGGAGGTGCTACGAGATCCAGACCTGCTGccacaggagaggaaagcaaCCACCAACATACTAAG TGCCCTTTCTCAAGAAGAACAGGATGACGCTCAGCTGAAGATAGAGGACATACTGCAGATG GCGGAGAGTCCAAAGGCCGAGTGCTTCGAGTCGCTCTCAGCCATGGAGCTGGCAGAACAGATCACGCTGCTGGATCACATTGTGTTCAGGAGTATTCCCTACGA GGAGTTCCTCGGTCAGGGCTGGATGAAGGTCGACAAGTCGGAGAGGACGCCGTACATCATGAAAACCAGCCAGCATTTCAATGAT ATGAGCAACCTGGTGGCGTCTCAGATAATGACCCACACCGACGTGGGCTCCAGGGCCAGCTCCATAGAGAAGTGGCTCGCTGTGGCCGATATCTGCCGCTGCCTCAACAACTACAACGGAGTGCTGGAGATCACCTCCGCCCTGAACCGCAGCGCCATCTACAGGCTGAAGAAGACCTGGGCCAAAGTCTGCAAACAG acGAAGGCGCTCATGGACAGGCTGCAGAAGACGGTGTCCTCAGAGGGGAGGTTCAAGAATCTCCGAGAGACACTGAAAAA ctgCAACCCTCCGTGTGTCCCGTACCTGGGCATGTACCTCACCGACCTGGCTTTCATTGAGGAGGGGACGCCCAACTTCACGGAGGAGGGCCTGGTTAACTTCTCCAAGATGAGGATG ATTTCTCATATCATCCGCGAGATTCGCCAGTTCCAGCAAGCACCTTACAGGATAGAGCACCAGCCCAAG GTGACGCAGTTCCTCCTGGATAAGACACTAGTGATGGACGAAGACACCCTCTATGAGCTCTCACTGAAGATCGAACCCCGAGTACCACCTGGTTAA